The Corvus cornix cornix isolate S_Up_H32 chromosome 26, ASM73873v5, whole genome shotgun sequence nucleotide sequence GCAGCATGTCATTTAATCCTGCCTTCACCCCTCAGCTCTGCACTAACCCACACCCATCCCTCTCCTCAGGCTGGGGGGAATCTGCACAGGGctggctcctccagcagcagcagcagctctgcagcagctgattGAAATCTCAATTAAACTCGTGCAGTGCCACTGTCACCATGGCAAAGTCACCCTCGGTCCTCTCCGTCTCCTCcgaaggaaaataaatgtgatgATTAAAGTTCTCCCTCCCTCCACTGCCCCGGTCCCTGGGCTgacacacaaacacaagcaCAGAGAGGTTTTCACATCCTCTCTGTTCTCTTCACAAGAACATTTAAAGCtgcacctcctccctctgggcagctcctgcttgtTCCATTTTCTGAGATACAAAGGGCCAGGTCTGACACCACAAAGTTCCCTTCCCTACGTTGCTCCAGCATGCATGTGTTAAGCTCTGCCCcagattttcagcagaaaaaaaggaggcacTAAATATGAAGAATGTACAGGGTAGGGCTGAACAAAAACGCTGTTGCTAAGAGGAATAAGTGGTTTTATTCATCATGGCAACACACAGAGCTTTAGGGATATGTACAGTGGAGAAGCTGAGAGCTGGGCCCTCACTTCGAGTCCTCCTCGGGTTTCCTGGCAGAGAACTTTTCCCGCAGTCGTTTCCACGTCCCTTTTTTCATGTCTTCCATCTGTTTCAGAATGTCTgcaaaaggagaagggagacaGAGATGGGGCCAGAGGAAGAtaaggaggaaagcagaggaatgaAACCCTCTTAAAACAGCTCTGCCTTCCATCCTAATTTCCTTTCCTGACTTTTCATCTTAATGAATTTTCATTCCAGGCCCGAGGCGAGGTTGGTTTCCCTTCCAATCAATGCAGGGAGTCTCTTATCACTAACAACTGATACTCAAGTTTCCACGCACTGCAATCAAAGTTAGGAACTGGAGCAGAACAAAACTGCtctggctcccagctctgcccttcaTAAAGGATGTGCTGAGAGCATTTCTGCACCCGGCCCCTTACCAAGGTCTGACACAGAAGGAATATGAAGGGAATTGGAAGATGGTGAAAGAGAAGCTGAGCCCAGTGTTGGGATGACGTAGCAAACGTGTTCCTTCCACACAGATCCTGCTGTCTGACCCCAAAGAGCCTTTGCAaaccctctgctgctcctgccagtgCAAAATCCAATTGATTCTTCCCCCCCAATACAGAGCTACTCCTCAACTGAATCACTCCTGAGCTTACTCCTCATCCAACACCTCACAGAACTGCAGGCAGAACCGGTGCCTTCCAGCCACAGGGACTGAGAAGGGATGCAGGGGGCACCCCAAAGACCAGAAtgtccctctcctcctgtcctgcCCTCTCAGCCCAAGCCCAGCAGCAGTACCTGTGGCCAGGATTATCCTGCAGTCCTCCACTGTCACCCCAGTGAAGGTGGTGTCTTTCAGGCGTGGGTacttcccaggagagcaggaaaaggagggagagagaccAAAAAGTCACTTGTAGTGCATGAAAAGGGTACAAATGTCACCAGCTGGCACAGTCTGAgctgtttttcagctggaatTCTGTTCATCCAAACCAAAAGCCAGGTCTGCCCTGCtcacacagcagagccctgggcgAGCGCAGGCACTGCTGCATCCACCCCTCAGCTGTCCCTCAGGCATTCCCAGGAACGCTGCCACTCCCAGGAATCCCGCAGCAGGTGGTGGCTCTCCCCCAATGAGAGGGCCAGTGGCCAGTGGCACAGCTCTCACCTTGTTTTTGTAGAAGTTGGTGTGGATCCTGACTAAGCTCTCGTACATTTGGTCACAGGCCTCGGGGTCAGAGATCTGCAGGGGACACAAGTGTCACACAAGTCTGGTTTGACACctccacagcaaaaaaaaccctcctcgTTCCGAGGGACAACAGCCATGAAGGAGCAGCTCAGAATTCCCAGTGCACTGCTGGATGCTGCATTCCTGCTGTCCTGCTCCAGGTCTTTCCCCTCCATCTCCCACCAGCTTGGCCTGCAGGAATAACAACACCTGGGATTTCCAGAATGGATTTTAAACTCTGCATCAGCAAGATCTGACAGTGAATACACAGGGACAGAGAACATTGCTGGCTGGTGCTGTGAAATCTGTGACCCTTCCTGCTCTGAGGCCGCTTCTGTCACCTGCCTCATTGCAGGGAATCACACAGGACGATGTGCCAGGTTAGAAATCCCCTGCAGGGGGCTCAAAATAGCTTGTAATTGATTAGGGAAATCAGCACAAATGACAGCGAACAGCTTGGAAGGTAACTGGATTTCTATTTCAGTTGGAAGATCCGGCTCATCCTCAACCTGTGCCAGGTTtctctgcctggcacagcccctgctcagctgcttttctagtctacagtgtttttcctggggtttttttgttgtacAGTGAGCCCAACTCGACCAGAACTCAGTGTTGCTGCTCCACGAATGGTTAAAACAGGTCCAGAGTAAGAATAACATCAGCAGAAAGGTGTCGGGATGAAGTAGGAACAGTAAGGAAAAGCTCTCCTCGTTCAGCACGGCTGCAGGAGAGAGGATACAGGGAGAGCCACTGCCAGGTGTGCACAAATCCCACTGCAGGTGGTCCCTACCTGGGTCCTGCAGCCCCATCCCAAACACCCCCTGCCAAGGCTCCAGCAGATCCAGCCATTAAAAGGGTGGCAAAAACAGCATCCCACCCCGGGAAATCCAGCAAATCTCGTTCCATCAGATTGCTAAAGAGGCCCTGTGGCTCTAGTTCTCCTCTCAGAAgctcctcctgccagcacatTCAGCCTCTCTACACACAAATTGCCACCAGTGCTGCAGGCATCAATTCAGATTTCCAGGATCAGTGGCAGCTTTGGGATTTTGGAGCCAACTGGTGCAACTCATTAAGCTATCCTGAGCATATGGAAAAGCAATAAACCCTTCCCAAAATGTCTGCTGCAGACTATTCTGGTCACCAGTACAGGATTAGGAGCCTGTAATGGCCCCTTGAGGTCGAAAACGCATCTCTGGAACAATGTTTTTATGCTAAGAAAGGGCACATTTGcattctgcagcagcacctccgTGCCTGGGAAGGTCTGCAGCCAAGTCAGGCATCGGATTCCCTaatttatttcagcagcaaagcctAAACTCCAACAGAATTACAGCTGGAGGCGGAATTCAATTGTACAACCGCTGCATTCCATCAGTgtcaggcagtgctgcagcatcccATCATCCCATCCTCGGGGTAAGGAGATCACAGGAATTAACTGGATTCCAGCACAGCTGACAAATTCCCAGAGCTCTGTACCCCACTCCCACAACCACGGGGGTGGGCTTCTCCAAAGTACGTGGTGTAAAGGGCGCAAGAACTGGGTACAAACCAGCTgtcctgagggaaaaaatacagctgtCCTGGGTACAAACCAGGTGTGCTGAGTATAAACCCATTGTCCTGGGCACCAACCATTTATCCTGGGCACCAACCAGGTGTTTAGGACACAAACCTGTTGTCCCGGGTACAAACCACTGACCCGAGCACAACCTGCGGTTTGCCCCGCGGAGGCACAAGCCCGTGGCCGGCATTCCAAAGGCTTCCCGGGAGATGTGCGTTCCAAAGGCTGCCCGGGAGATGTGCGTTCCAAAGGCTTCCCGGGAGATGTGCGTTCCAAAGGCTTCCCGGGAGATGTGCGTTCCAAAGGCTGCCCGGGAGATGTGCGTTCCAAAGGCTTCCCGGGAGATGTGCGTTCCAAAGGCTGCCGAGCGCTCACactcctgccctgcccgggAGGAGCCGGGACGAGCAGGACTGCATCACCCCTGGGGTTCCTGTTCTCTCCCAACTCAGGATATCCACGAAGCCCCAGGAAGCCCCGAGCACAACCTCCTCCCGGCGTGCAGCCCCGAGGCAGAGCCGCGTGTGAGCCCCAAACCCCGCGCTCCGTCCCCGGCCCCTCAGAGCCCCCTCAGAGCCACGCCGGGCCGCTCCCCGCGCCCTCCCAGGCCGGCCGCCGCGGGGGTGCCGCCCTGCCAGCCGCCCTCCGGCCCCTCACCGGCGTGTTCTCGCCCTCGCGGAAG carries:
- the LOC104692536 gene encoding ubiquinol-cytochrome-c reductase complex assembly factor 2, whose product is MAASRYRRFLRLCEEWPVEEAKRQRDLGAFLRQRVAQAFREGENTPISDPEACDQMYESLVRIHTNFYKNKYPRLKDTTFTGVTVEDCRIILATDILKQMEDMKKGTWKRLREKFSARKPEEDSK